Proteins encoded in a region of the Rhodococcus sp. SBT000017 genome:
- a CDS encoding cobyrinate a,c-diamide synthase, translating into MVSASCPAVVIAAPASGSGKTTVATGLLGALRSAGRTVAPFKVGPDYIDPGYHSLAAGLPGRNLDAVMVGADRIGPLFRHGSRGCDIAVVEGVMGLFDGKIDMTGPGEASAEGSTARVAAMLGAPVILVVDARGHSQSLAAVLHGFSTFDASVRIGGVILNRVGSQRHEDVLRQACERVGVPVLGALPRMSELVVPSRHLGLITAVEHGGAATDAVDAMSALVSRFVDIEAVSALARSSVTAPQWSPENEVRTSEGSPVIAVAGGPAFTFGYTEHVELLRAAGADVAVFDPLRDGLPPGTAGVVLPGGFPEEHAAALSANELLLADIRAAAAQGLPIHAECAGLLYLARRLDGHAMAGVVDVDAEFGNTLTLGYRDAVALQSSTLFDAGARVTGHEFHRTKLVGVEPAVTNRFRDVRESAPAAWGWHKQSPDGRTAAREGFVQGGVHASYLHTHAAGNPESITRFVSAAVDYARV; encoded by the coding sequence ATGGTGAGCGCGTCGTGTCCCGCAGTGGTGATCGCGGCCCCCGCGTCGGGTAGTGGAAAGACGACGGTGGCGACCGGGCTGCTGGGCGCGCTGCGCAGCGCCGGCCGCACCGTCGCACCGTTCAAGGTGGGTCCGGACTACATCGACCCCGGATATCACTCGCTCGCGGCCGGGCTCCCCGGCCGCAACCTCGACGCGGTGATGGTCGGTGCCGACCGCATCGGGCCCCTGTTCCGACACGGCAGTCGGGGCTGCGACATCGCGGTCGTCGAGGGTGTCATGGGACTGTTCGACGGCAAGATCGATATGACCGGCCCGGGGGAGGCCTCCGCCGAGGGATCGACCGCACGAGTGGCCGCCATGCTCGGTGCCCCGGTGATCCTGGTGGTCGACGCCCGCGGCCACAGTCAGTCGCTCGCCGCTGTGCTGCACGGGTTCTCGACGTTCGACGCCAGCGTCCGCATCGGCGGTGTGATTCTCAATCGCGTCGGCAGTCAGCGGCACGAGGACGTATTGCGTCAAGCGTGCGAACGGGTGGGCGTTCCGGTACTCGGCGCGTTGCCGCGCATGAGCGAACTGGTGGTCCCGTCACGGCATCTCGGGTTGATCACCGCAGTCGAACACGGGGGTGCCGCAACCGATGCCGTGGACGCGATGAGCGCTCTCGTCTCCCGGTTCGTCGACATCGAGGCAGTGAGCGCGCTGGCTCGATCGTCGGTGACAGCGCCGCAGTGGTCCCCGGAGAACGAGGTACGTACTTCCGAGGGATCGCCCGTGATCGCGGTGGCCGGTGGCCCCGCATTCACCTTCGGCTACACCGAACACGTCGAACTGCTCCGCGCAGCCGGGGCCGACGTCGCCGTGTTCGACCCGCTGCGTGACGGATTGCCGCCCGGCACAGCAGGAGTGGTACTCCCCGGCGGATTCCCGGAAGAACATGCGGCCGCACTGTCGGCGAACGAACTACTGCTCGCCGACATTCGAGCAGCGGCAGCCCAGGGCTTGCCGATCCATGCCGAGTGCGCCGGATTGCTGTATCTGGCACGGCGATTGGACGGTCATGCCATGGCGGGGGTCGTCGACGTGGACGCGGAATTCGGGAACACCCTCACTCTGGGATATCGCGATGCGGTTGCCCTCCAATCGTCGACGCTGTTCGACGCGGGTGCCCGCGTCACCGGACACGAGTTCCACCGAACGAAACTCGTGGGAGTGGAGCCTGCAGTAACGAACCGATTCAGGGACGTCCGCGAGAGCGCCCCGGCCGCCTGGGGCTGGCACAAGCAGAGCCCCGACGGCAGAACTGCGGCGCGCGAGGGCTTCGTGCAGGGCGGCGTCCACGCGTCCTACCTGCACACCCACGCCGCAGGGAATCCCGAGTCGATCACCCGATTCGTCTCCGCCGCAGTCGACTACGCGCGAGTGTAG
- the cobO gene encoding cob(I)yrinic acid a,c-diamide adenosyltransferase translates to MPQGVPAPGTVPQDGLTTRQRRNLPVLAVHTGPGKGKSTAAFGMALRAWNQGFDVGVFQFVKSAKWKVGEEAAFRTLGELHESTGVGGAVEWHKMGEGWSWTRKKGSDVDHAEAAAEGWQEIARRIEQQSHRFYVLDEFTYPLKWGWVDVAEVVDVLTHRPGSQHVVITGRDAPRELIEAADLVTEMAKVKHPMDAGRKGQRGIEW, encoded by the coding sequence ATGCCTCAGGGTGTACCGGCTCCCGGAACCGTTCCGCAGGACGGCCTCACGACGCGTCAGCGCCGCAATCTGCCCGTGCTCGCCGTGCACACCGGCCCGGGCAAGGGGAAATCGACCGCCGCCTTCGGAATGGCGTTGCGGGCCTGGAATCAAGGTTTCGACGTCGGAGTGTTCCAGTTCGTCAAGAGTGCCAAGTGGAAGGTCGGCGAGGAAGCGGCGTTTCGCACACTCGGCGAACTGCACGAGAGCACAGGGGTCGGCGGAGCCGTCGAATGGCACAAGATGGGCGAGGGGTGGTCGTGGACTCGCAAGAAGGGCAGCGACGTCGACCACGCCGAGGCCGCGGCGGAGGGCTGGCAGGAGATCGCCCGGCGAATCGAGCAGCAGTCGCACCGCTTCTACGTGCTGGACGAGTTCACCTACCCACTCAAGTGGGGGTGGGTCGACGTCGCCGAGGTGGTCGACGTCCTGACCCACCGACCGGGAAGCCAGCACGTCGTCATCACCGGACGCGACGCACCCCGTGAACTGATCGAGGCGGCAGATCTGGTCACCGAGATGGCCAAGGTCAAGCACCCGATGGACGCGGGACGCAAGGGTCAGCGAGGCATCGAATGGTGA